A region from the Canis lupus dingo isolate Sandy chromosome 9, ASM325472v2, whole genome shotgun sequence genome encodes:
- the LOC112655370 gene encoding C-C motif chemokine 3, producing the protein MKVPGAALAVLLCTMSLCSQVFSAPFGADTPIACCFSYVSKQIPRKFIVDCFETSSQCSKPGIIFETRKGRQACANPSEAWVQEYVADLKLKA; encoded by the exons ATGAAggtccccggggctgccctcgcCGTCCTCCTCTGCACCATGTCCCTCTGCAGCCAGGTCTTCTCTGCACCAT TTGGTGCTGACACCCCAatagcctgctgcttctcctacGTCTCCAAGCAGATTCCACGCAAGTTCATAGTCGACTGCTTTGAGACCAGCAGCCAATGCTCCAAGCCCGGTATTAT CTTCGAAACCAGAAAAGGCCGCCAGGCCTGTGCCAACCCCAGTGAGGCCTGGGTCCAGGAATATGTGGCCGATCTGAAGCTGAAAGCCTGA